A single genomic interval of Bos taurus isolate L1 Dominette 01449 registration number 42190680 breed Hereford chromosome 6, ARS-UCD2.0, whole genome shotgun sequence harbors:
- the CSN2 gene encoding beta-casein isoform X1 yields the protein MKVLILACLVALALARELEELNVPGEIVESLSSSEESITRINKKIEKFQSEEQQQTEDELQDKIHPFAQTQSLVYPFPGPIHNSLPQNIPPLTQTPVVVPPFLQPEVMGVSKVKEAMAPKHKEMPFPKYPVEPFTERQSLTLTDVENLHLPLPLLQSWMHQPHQPLPPTVMFPPQSVLSLSQSKVLPVPQKAVPYPQRDMPIQAFLLYQEPVLGPVRGPFPIIV from the exons ATGAAGGTCCTCATCCTTGCCTGCCTGGTGGCTCTGGCCCTTGCAAGAGAg ctgGAAGAACTCAATGTACCTGGTGAG atTGTGGAAAGCCTTTCAAGCAGTGAG gaaTCTATTACACGCATCAATAAG aaaatTGAGAAGTTTCAGAGTGAGGAACAGCAGCAAACAGAG GATGAACTCCAGGATAAAATCCACCCCTTTGCCCAGACACAGTCTCTAGTCTATCCCTTCCCTGGGCCCATCCATAACAGCCTCCCACAAAACATCCCTCCTCTTACTCAAACCCCTGTGGTGGTGCCGCCTTTCCTTCAGCCTGAAGTAATGGGAGTCTCCAAAGTGAAGGAGGCTATGGCTCCTAAGCACAAAGAAATGCCCTTCCCTAAATATCCAGTTGAGCCCTTTACTGAAAGGCAGAGCCTGACTCTCACTGATGTTGAAAATCTGCACCTTCCTCTGCCTCTGCTCCAGTCTTGGATGCACCAGCCTCACCAGCCTCTTCCTCCAACTGTCATGTTTCCTCCTCAGTCCGTGCTGTCCCTTTCTCAGTCCAAAGTCCTGCCTGTTCCCCAGAAAGCAGTGCCCTATCCCCAGAGAGATATGCCCATTCAGGCCTTTCTGCTGTACCAGGAGCCTGTACTCGGTCCTGTCCGGGGACCCTTCCCTATTATT gtctaA
- the CSN2 gene encoding beta-casein isoform X2: MKVLILACLVALALARELEELNVPGEIVESLSSSEKIEKFQSEEQQQTEDELQDKIHPFAQTQSLVYPFPGPIHNSLPQNIPPLTQTPVVVPPFLQPEVMGVSKVKEAMAPKHKEMPFPKYPVEPFTERQSLTLTDVENLHLPLPLLQSWMHQPHQPLPPTVMFPPQSVLSLSQSKVLPVPQKAVPYPQRDMPIQAFLLYQEPVLGPVRGPFPIIV, translated from the exons ATGAAGGTCCTCATCCTTGCCTGCCTGGTGGCTCTGGCCCTTGCAAGAGAg ctgGAAGAACTCAATGTACCTGGTGAG atTGTGGAAAGCCTTTCAAGCAGTGAG aaaatTGAGAAGTTTCAGAGTGAGGAACAGCAGCAAACAGAG GATGAACTCCAGGATAAAATCCACCCCTTTGCCCAGACACAGTCTCTAGTCTATCCCTTCCCTGGGCCCATCCATAACAGCCTCCCACAAAACATCCCTCCTCTTACTCAAACCCCTGTGGTGGTGCCGCCTTTCCTTCAGCCTGAAGTAATGGGAGTCTCCAAAGTGAAGGAGGCTATGGCTCCTAAGCACAAAGAAATGCCCTTCCCTAAATATCCAGTTGAGCCCTTTACTGAAAGGCAGAGCCTGACTCTCACTGATGTTGAAAATCTGCACCTTCCTCTGCCTCTGCTCCAGTCTTGGATGCACCAGCCTCACCAGCCTCTTCCTCCAACTGTCATGTTTCCTCCTCAGTCCGTGCTGTCCCTTTCTCAGTCCAAAGTCCTGCCTGTTCCCCAGAAAGCAGTGCCCTATCCCCAGAGAGATATGCCCATTCAGGCCTTTCTGCTGTACCAGGAGCCTGTACTCGGTCCTGTCCGGGGACCCTTCCCTATTATT gtctaA